accaaaatataaataagttaaCAAAATAGATAGTAACGTAAAAAAAAAGATGcaacaattaattaaatactattcaatttctcaattattatGACTTTCACAtcaaataaagtaaacaaataatatatatatatatatattctatagGAAAAATTTGAAGCCCCAAACAATTGTTTTAGTGGTTTTATGATCGGACGGCGACAGGACCGAAAGTATCCTGCAAATCTTGAATTTAGCCATACAACCAAACACTTTGATGCACTGTAAATGTAATTTGGCTTTTATTGTGTCAACTGATAACAATCTTCTTTTTCTGCAAATTTGCTAGGTTCTAAGGTTGATTGACCTCAGCTTTTTGTATGAAGTTACTTTTAAGATATTGCTTTTTAGAGTTAGCAGAAATATTCTTGGTGTTTTTCTGATTAGAAATAGTCATCGTGCAGCTGTATATATATAGAGGGCATCCTAAGTTAGCAAGGTCCGGGGAAAGGCCACACTTGAAGGGTTGTGATGTAAATAATCTACTCTAATGCAAATATTAGTGATTGCTTTTGTGGCTCAAATCCCTAACCTATAGATCACACGGAGACAACTTTACCGTGCAACTATATATTTATGCGACAACAAACCGTACGCTAGTTATATTTATACCATATGCATTGAGATTAATCATATTCTAATACAATGAACAAGACGGCCCCTTCACATATAAACTGTTCAGTAGTAATCTTTGCATAATTGTGGATGATGTGTAATGACCGAGCTCATCAGAGCTGAGACTgcaaaaaaagagaggaagaaatgGTAGTGAATCTAATTATTAAACAACTTTTCGAAATAAAAACGGGTTGATTTTTCGTATGGTCACTCAACTAATAGTTTTATTAAAAAAGATCACCTTTTTTCTTGATTCCATTTTTTTTCAACAAAGGAGAGtgattttttgagaaaataactATTAGTCGAGTGATCATCtgagaaatcaactcaaatgaAAAACAGTAGTCAAGCCATATACCAAGAAACGTCTTTTATAGTTCTCCAGATGCTCCTTTGGGTCACGTTTAGTTACTGTATAAGCCTCAATTTGGTTCATCTCCTGCAGTAAATACATCATACTACATCAACTAATGTTCTGCAAAGTCACAATGTCTCAAAGACTAGTGCTTATACACACATACAGAAAACTTAAGGATACGGAGATGGTAATAGCTGTTATCTGCATACAATGGAGAAAGGGCAACCGGATGCTTTAGAAGGTCCAAGGAAGGGTCGTATCTCAAGGGGTATAATATTAATTCCATGGCTAGAACCTCTGACCAAAGACGGGCCAGGATTTCAACTTTATAGGTTCTGAAATGACTGACTTCAAGTGCAAATAACTGGGTTCTAAattgacataatacataaacatgcaCTCAAACTTGACTTCAGTTGGCAATGTCACGTCAGCCTTGGGTGTCCACGAGACACAATGAGACGAGTTGGAGCATTTCGTTGCCAGTTGAGACCAAGTTTGGGTGTCTgtatatgtattatgcctaaaatacaggtTTGCTGGTCGATCCTCCTATTGTATGCTAAGCATGAGGATGACACTATAGAATTCAAGCAGAACATCATTATAAACTTGACAGTAGCAAATTCCACTAATAGCTTCGAGAAACACAATGTCCTAGTATCCAAGTGATTATATTTTCGTATATAACTCTAGTTAAAATTTACTTCTGGTGGTCAATGCATTCCATTGGAAAGATTATCAAAGAAAAGGTAATCCGTGCGATACCTTGATCCATGCTGCAAGTTTTGTCCTGCCAGCTGTAATATCGTAGTTCTTTACCTCGAGCAAGAAGGGCTGGAATCTTTCAATAAATGGTGCATAAGCTATATCCACCTGTCCGTCACACATATAAGGCAGTAAATAATGGAATACACGACATAAATTTGCTTCATTTGCTGCATTCCGAGAAAATAATTCTTATGGTGAACATTAACAGCAGATTTCACCTTTTCACTTACTAATGCATAGATAGGTCTTTTACGAGCGTATTTTGAATAACCGAAAATAAGATATGGATACTCACCAGACTGAATGTACCGAGGAAGAAAGATCCATCAACAAACTTGGAAAGAGCAGTCTCAATGGAATCAAATGCTGCAACTACACCAACTCGTCTCAAACTTAAAGCTTCTACCACAGAGCAAGTATGTAAATTATATAGGAGTAAAAACTTACTGGCATCATTTATTTTGTCTTCCTTCAAAGATGAAATTACAGCTTTATAAAAGGAGTCAAAGTAGGAGAACAATTCTTCTGCAAATTCTCTCTTGGAAGGATCCTACATTAGCGAGCACACAAGTTGAGACATGGGAAAAATAGGAAAATCTCAAAGAAAATCCCTTTTAAGAACTTACATCAGGGAAAAGTGATGGTCCTTCAAAGTTACTGTCAATATATCTAATGAGATCCATACTCTCTCCCTTAACTTCATTGTTGTGTTCCAGTGATGGTACCTGTGCAAGAAAATAATTAAGTTCTCGGAGTAGAACTACAAAGTGACAATAAAGTGTAATGCAATGAACTAGTATGTATATTTAGCAGACCTAAATCGATTCATTTACCTTTGATCTATCAATCATTCAGAGATAAGCTAAACTTTGTTTCTGGGGCCttttaatttaactaatttgaaattaattaaactaaAGAGTCTACACACATACACAATCTTTTTAGTAACAAGAAGAAGGCTAAAGCCACAATGGGTCCTTGCCATCTGAATCAGTAGATATATGGAGAGCAGGGACATTTTTACTGGTAGGGGGTGGTCCCGTTACGCTATTGCGAATTTCAAAGTTCACAATACGTAAGCAAAATGATTGACGGCCCCTTAGATCACAGATAGAATTATCTTAGAAGGGAACCTCAAATACAAATACGCACAAAGAGACATCATTTGGTTTCAACTTAACGTTTAGGAATTGATAAAGCAGGTTTGTAGATTAACTGTGCTAAAACAACAAGCGGACCAGCTTAATTCTACTATGGATAAACCCTCTGACTTGGACTGGGGAACTTCAAagaaagcaacaacaacaacaacatacctagtgtaatcccgcaagtggggtttggggaggataGTGTGTACACAGACTTTGCCCCTACCTTGGGAAGTAGAGAGGTTGTTCCTGATAGACCTTGGCtcaagaaaaaacataaaaaagcaGTCCGGGAAAAGAAATAACAGAAGTGAAGAAGCCACGACAAATACTAAAGATAGCATGACAAATCGTTCTGAAAAAAAATGAGAACTTCAAAGAAAGCAAAGACTATAAACCATTTGAATAATTATCACCATTTATTTGAAACAATAATGTCACTTTCACCTTATTTGCTGGATAAACTTTCTCCTTGTACCAATCTGGCCTGTTCTTTAGATCAATAGGAACCAACTTAATATTTTCCTGCAGCCCCTGATTTACATACAAGAATATACATCACTAACTTTATAGGTAATGGAAGAAATTCGAGTACACACTAAATTTAAGCAAATTCTATATCAATAGTTGCTCCATACACACCTTACAATTTCTAGCAATCCACGTACGTTGGGCATATGGGCATGAGTAAGAGATATAAAGCCTTCAACCAAGAAAATGAATAAATTGACTATCAAAAGAGAGATAACTAGTATATCGAGCTAATTTCACAAATGGACACTGAATTTTACCGACTATAACAATATAGTTAGAAAACTGTTTTTTGTCACAGCTTTACCTACCATAAGAATAAAATCACAAAACTATACCCGTTATAACAATAAAGTCACCTTGATGGGTAGGTTTTACTTTATAGTGGATAAAGTTTAGCAACTTTAACGGGTAAAGTTAAGCCACTGAGCTACTTTAATGCGACAAAAAGATAGAATTTATTGTTATAATGTATAAAGGTCAGTAATCATATTATATCCGACAACGAACTTTATCTACTATAACAGTAAAGTGCTAGATTTTTACCCACTATTATCAGTATAAATCACTTCAATGGATAGGTTTTAGTACTTTATAGAGGATAAAGTATAGTGACTTTATTATTGCAAGTATTAGTTACTTTTAACATGACAAAAGAATAGTATAGTGACTTTACTGTGATACAAAACAATCACATTTGAGCCAAAAAAAAGagcaataaagtaaaaaaaagcaACTAACTTTGGAGTTCCATCAAAGATTGCTGGTGGCTCTGAAGAGGAATCAAGGGCAGGAGGAAGCACCTCTCTGGAACTTCTGATCAAACAAGGAATTGTTAGAACTAACAAAAACCGTTGAACCCAATTGAAGGCGCAACTTTTAAGATTGAGTGATTTCTTGGATGGTCACTCACCTAATAGATATTATCTTAAAATCAAGAACTAAAGATCGAAGTTTGAAGACAAGGGAGTAAACAGAGTAGAAGAAATTACAGGTgcgtttggtatgaaggaaaatactTCAACTTTTTtaaataggaataggaataacAATTTCCTCCCCACCCTAAACGCCCCAAGCCCCCAACTCTGATTACTCCATCCACGCCACCCCGACCCAAGAGGTGGTGCTAGCATTTTGCTTATGAGCTCTGATGTATTTGTGCTAAAAAAATCacttaatatgtataaataatttattcagaACTTAGTTAGATGTATTTTTAGAATCTAGAACCATAAATTGAAAATCCTAGCTCTAGCCTCCTGCAGTATTTGcttaataacaacaacaacatactcaatgTAATCCTACAAGTGAGGATTAGAGAGCATGGTGTACGTAACCTTACTCCttaccttgtgaaggtagagaggtttTCTTCAATAGACCTTCAGCTCAAGTAACACATATCagaaataagtatgtaaagcaaatATAGTCGTGAACAAGTCATATAAAAGATAAACAATAGAAAAGAGAATAGAagcaaaaaaaacaaataacatGATAACCAAAGCAAAGGAAACaacaaatattttcttagattaCATTTGAAACAATATTTTCTTGTTCACTTATGAGACATCAAAAAACTAAGGAGTTAGTATTTACAAAAATAAGTCAACCATGGTTTTTTCGCAAGTTTCACACCTCAACTATGGGTTGTTCCATTTTCCTACCTGTTCAATTTTCCTACACGAAAGATGATAATAGTTGatgtagaaaaaaaaacaattaattgTTGAAGTGTGTTTTAATACACAGCTAATGATAGTTAATGTATAAAAAGTGAACAATTGATCATAAAAGCGTGAAATTGCATAAAAAGGATAGTTCAAGCCTACTTTTAACCATTATGTCAAAAATAAGTAACAAAACAACTTATTTTCcagataaatattttacatgaaaaaaCATTTTGCTTCTTACCAAACACATCCTAACCCCCTTGTGTGGATGGTTGTTACccgttgtattgtattgtattgttggtctaaatataatatttgttttgattgttacttaaattatATTGTATCGTATCATTTAAATCCATCGTAAGGTAACAACGAAAAGATCCATTTTGTGCAACGACCAATTTGGTGTGATCGCATCGTTAcctttatctttttttctcattCTGTCTTACTTATTGTttaataattctattttatcatttacCCTACCTTTTCATAGTAGCTCTATCCCGTAGC
This sequence is a window from Solanum dulcamara chromosome 10, daSolDulc1.2, whole genome shotgun sequence. Protein-coding genes within it:
- the LOC129870079 gene encoding protein IN2-1 homolog B-like isoform X1, whose product is MAAWSIGYQIHSINFSSPIPLPSRTDFSSLSFTFSNAKYPIQWNHIGCHRICALPAVSIMASGSSREVLPPALDSSSEPPAIFDGTPKLYISYSCPYAQRTWIARNCKGLQENIKLVPIDLKNRPDWYKEKVYPANKVPSLEHNNEVKGESMDLIRYIDSNFEGPSLFPDDPSKREFAEELFSYFDSFYKAVISSLKEDKINDAIAAFDSIETALSKFVDGSFFLGTFSLVDIAYAPFIERFQPFLLEVKNYDITAGRTKLAAWIKEMNQIEAYTVTKRDPKEHLENYKRRFLSQL
- the LOC129870079 gene encoding protein IN2-1 homolog B-like isoform X3, encoding MAAWSIGYQIHSINFSSPIPLPSRTDFSSLSFTFSNAKYPIQWNHIGCHRICALPAVSIMASGSSREVLPPALDSSSEPPAIFDGTPKLYISYSCPYAQRTWIARNCKGLQENIKLVPIDLKNRPDWYKEKVYPANKVPSLEHNNEVKGESMDLIRYIDSNFEGPSLFPDDPSKREFAEELFSYFDSFYKAVISSLKEDKINDATFDSIETALSKFVDGSFFLGTFSLVDIAYAPFIERFQPFLLEVKNYDITAGRTKLAAWIKEMNQIEAYTVTKRDPKEHLENYKRRFLSQL
- the LOC129870079 gene encoding protein IN2-1 homolog B-like isoform X2, with the translated sequence MAAWSIGYQIHSINFSSPIPLPSRTDFSSLSFTFSNAKYPIQWNHIGCHRICALPAVSIMASGSREVLPPALDSSSEPPAIFDGTPKLYISYSCPYAQRTWIARNCKGLQENIKLVPIDLKNRPDWYKEKVYPANKVPSLEHNNEVKGESMDLIRYIDSNFEGPSLFPDDPSKREFAEELFSYFDSFYKAVISSLKEDKINDAIAAFDSIETALSKFVDGSFFLGTFSLVDIAYAPFIERFQPFLLEVKNYDITAGRTKLAAWIKEMNQIEAYTVTKRDPKEHLENYKRRFLSQL